From Slackia heliotrinireducens DSM 20476:
GGGCTATGCCGGTCTGGTCATGCCCCGCAGCGGGCTCGCCATTAAGCACGGCATCTCCGTCGTCAATGCCCCAGGCCTTATCGATAGCCACTATCGCGGAGAACTCAAGGTCATCCTCATCAACTTGGATTCGAAAGAGGATTTCGAAATCAACGTGGGCGACCGCATCGCCCAGCTGGTTATCGCCAAGGTCGAAAACGTGGACTGGCAGCCAGTGGACGAACTCGATGCTACCGATCGCGGTGCAGGCGGGTTCGGCTCCAGCGGCATCGAATAGGTTTTGCCTCGCAACCGCCTAACGAAACAGCAACCGTGAATGCTTGGCAGCCGTCTGGCTAGCATGCTCATTCGGGCGTGCAGCCGAAGGCGAGCTTCTGGCGTTGGCTCAGGATAGAAGGGTGAAAACTGTTTCCTGAACGGGGCAGGGGTTCCAACGACGTTTCAGGGCATGAAAAAGGCCTGGCGCGGTGCCAGGCCTTCGGGTTCTTCAAGTCGGAATCGGCTAGTTCTTGCTGGATGCCAGGAAGAACAACGCCAATGTGCCCGGGCCGGAATGGGCGCCGATCACGGGGTCCACGTAGTTGATGCGGATGTCCTTGGTGCCGAATTCCTTACGGATGAGGTCGGCCAGATACTCGGCATCCTCCAGGCAGTCGCCATGGGTGATGAACACGGTCTGCTCGCTGACGGGCTCGTCGGCGGTCTGCTTCATGTGGTTGAGCAGTCCCTGGATGGATTTCTTGCGGCCGCGCACCTTCTCCATGGGGATAAGGTGTCCCTCGTCATCCACATGCAGGACCGGCTTGATGTTGAGCAACGTGCCTGCCCAGGCGCTCGAACGGCTTACACGTCCGCCGCGGAACAGGAACATGAGGTCGTCGACAGTGAACCAGTGGGCCAGCTTGGACTTGTTGACCTCGACCCAGTCGCGCACCTCTTCGATGGTGGCGCCTTCCTTCTTCTTTTGGGCGGCGTACCACACCAGAAGTCCTTGGCCGCCGGACGCGGCAAGCGTGTCCACGGAAAGGATCGTGCGGTCGGGGTAGCTTTTCGACAGCTCTTTCAGCAGCAGATCGGTGGCTTCGTACGTGCCCGACAGTCCGCTGGAGAAACCCAGGTACAGCACGTCGTTTCCTGCATCTAAAATGCCACGGAACACTTTTTCGGATTCCGTCAGAATGGGGAGCGAGGTGGTGACCACCTTGCCGTCGCGCATCATGGTGTAGAACTGCTTCAGGTCGGTTTTCTCGCCCTTGAGATAGCTTTGATACTGTTCGCCGTCCACAAAGAAGATCAGCGGCAGGATTTCCAGCTCGCACTCGTCGATGGTTGCTTCCGTCAGGTTGCAGCTGGAATCGGTAACAATGGTGTAAGGCATAGGGGCTCCTTCGGTTTATTCGTGGAACAGTATATCTCTCTTGTTTAGGAACGGACCAATTCCATATTTTCAGCCACTAATCGTTACCTAATCCAGGCTTAGGATACAATGCCTGCTTATATGAAAAGAAAGACCAGCTAAATAAAGTCAAGGGGTTTTCTTGGGCTTTGTTAGATAGGACTTTGACAGGTGAATATGGGATAAAGAATGCGCGTTCTCGCGTCTCGCGGCATGACGACGCGGGGCCGGCCGAAAGCGGGCCCATGTGAATTCGGGGTCTCGTCGAGAAACTCAGTCTTCCCCGAGCCGCTCCCGCTGCGATTGGACCGACGGCCTCGGCTCGTACGGACGCCGCTCCCGCAGCACGGCGAGGATCACCCCGCACAGCTTCCGGGCCACGGCGGACACCGCGACGTAGTGGTGCTTCCCCCGGGCCCTGAGCGAGTCGTAGTAGTCGCCGAAGTACGGGTCGTGGATGCGCGCCTTGTCGGCCGCCGTCATCAGCGCGCAGCGCAGGTACGACGAGCCGCGCTTCGACATGTGCTGCCCGTCGCCGTCGAACTTTCCCGACTGGTGCTTCGACGCGTCTATCCCGGCGTAGGCAACGAGCTTCTTGGGGTCGTCGAAGCGGTCCGGGTCGCCGATCTCGGCGGCTATGACGGCGGAGTTGACCGGGCCGACGCCCGGTATCGACTCCAGCAGCTCCCCGGTCTCGGCGTCGAGCAGCTCGCCGATCTTCTCGTCGAGCCTGGCTATCTCGGAGTCGAGGTGGTCCACCAGCTCCAGCGCGTGCGAGAGCTCGAAGGCCAGCGCGTCGGCGGCGTACGCCGAGCCGACGGATGACTTCGCGGCGGCCTTGACCTCCTCGGCCTTGGCGCGCCCGAGCCTGCCGCGGCTCGCCTTCGCGACGGTCTTCGTGAGCGTGCGGATATCGGTGGCGGCCACTTTGGCAGGCGTGCCGTAGTCGCGGAGGATCGCCCTGCTCGTCGCCGAGTGCCTGTCGCTGAACAGGCGCTCCAGCTCGGGGAAGATCCTGTCGGCCACCGCGGTCGAGCGGTTCTTGAGCGCGGTGCGCTCCTTGACCAGGTGCGCCCGGTAGCGCGTCAGCTGCTTGAGCCCGTCGGCGGCCTCGGGCGACACGCGCGAGGGGCCGAGCCGCTTGAAGCGGGCGTACTCGGCGATGAGGAACGCGTCCACCAGGTCGGTCTTGGTCTTGCGGACCGTGTCGGCCCTGCGGAACGCGTCGGTTTGGACCGGGTTGACCACCGCGACGTCGAAGCCGCGGTCGTCCAGGAACGACCAGAGCGCCATCCAGTAGTGCCCCGTCGACTCCATGACGACCAGGCAGTTGCCCTGGTCTGCGCCGAGCTCGCGGAACCTCCCGAGCAGGGACTCGAAGCCGCCCTCGTCGTTGGCGAACCCGAAGGCCCTCCCGTGCGGCGTGCCGTCCTCGAGCCTGGCGGCCGCCACGTGCGCGTGCTTGGCTATGTCGATCCCGATGTACTGCAAGGCTGCCCCTTTCCGTCGCGCCGTCGTCGGGCGAAGGTCCTCCTTCGGGATCCGCGACACGCAGCCTCGTTGGATATGCGGCACCGAAGCCATCCAGCCTTATTCGCGTCCTGTCGCGGGCCGGAGGCGCAATCCTTTCTCGCGAGGCTGATCCCCAGGACCTGATGGTGCGCCCTCCGCCCATTGCGCGTCCTTTATCCCATATTCGCTGACGAAGGTAAAGAACGCGGCCACTGCGTTGGAAGTGGCGGGTGCCACGCCCAGAGAAAAAGTGGCAGAAAGAATATACGAGGAGCTGTCATGCGCGACGTCAATCCTGAATATGTCGAACGCCTGATGGAGTTCATAAATGCGAGTCCGTTCGCCATGGAGCACAACTTCAAAGTGGAGGAGATGCGTCCTGGCTACGCCCGAGTGGTGGCGGAGCCTGACGGGCGGTTCCTCAATCCCACGGGCGGCCTGCACGGCGGCTATTACTCCTCGCTGGTCGATACCGCCACGGGTTACGCCACGTTCCTGCTGCATACCGAGGATGTGGGCACCATCACGCTGGATGTGAACGTGACCTACGCGAAGCCTTTCAAAACAGGCAAGATCATCGCGGAGGGCAACGTCATCAAAGTAGGCACCAAGGTAGACATGTCGGAATGCGTCGTTCGTGACGAGGAGGGGAGGCTTCTGGCCAGCGGATCTTCGAACCTGATGATCATTCCCGGTGTGCAGATCATGGAGGACTGCGTCGTCGAATCGGGTCGTCCGCCCATGCCCCCGAAGTTCCTAGATTAACCTTTTGTTGTAAGTTACCACGACGCAACTTTTACTAATTAATCCCGTGGATTCCATTGCATCGCACGCCTTTCGAGACTAATGTTTCCACGAACGAAAAAAAGAGAAAGGATGCGTACATGTACGACGGTCTGCCTACGCCCGACCGCAACGATAAATGCTGGTGCGGAAGCGGTAAGAAATACAAGAAATGTCATCTGAACAACGATGAGCGCCTGCAGCGCCTCTACGACGAGGGCTTCGAGGTGCCGTCCCGCGATATGCTGAAGACCCCCGAGGTCATCGAAGGCATCAAGCGCAGCGCCGAAGTGAACATCGGCGTGCTGGATTACGTGGCGGAGCACATTCGCGCCGGCATCACCACCGAAGAGATCGACCAGTGGGTCTACAACTACACGGTGGAACACGGCGCAATCCCCGCGCCCCTCAACTACGAAGGCTATCCCAAGAGCGTCTGCACCTCGGTCAACGAGGTGGTCTGCCACGGTATCCCCAGTCCCGACGAAGTCCTTAAAGACGGCGACATCATCAACGTCGACTGCTCAACCATCAAGGACGGATACTTTTCGGATTCGTCCCGCATGTTCATGATCGGCGAGGTTGACCCCGAGGTCAAGCGCCTGGTCGAGGTCACGAAGGCATCTGTCGAGGCGGGCATTGCCGCGGTCAAGCCGTGGTGCCAGCTGGGCGACGTGTCCGCGGCCGTCAACAAAGTGGCCACCGACGCGGGCTTCACGGTGGTCCGCGAGTTCGGCGGCCATGGCATCGGCCTGGAGTTCCACGAGGACCCCTTCGTCAGCTTCGTCGAACCCGCCAACACGGGCATCATCCTGGCGCCGGGCATGTGCTTCACCATCGAGCCCATGGTCAACCTGGGTGCCCAGCCCATCGACATGTCCGACCCCAACGGCTGGACCGTCCGCACCAAGGACGGCAAGCCCACCGCCCAGTGGGAGGTTCAGCTGGTCGTCACCGAAACCGGCTGCGAGCTGCTTTCCTGGTAGCATCCGCTTCGTTTTTAAACCCTGCGCACAGGCCTTTTGGTCTGTGCGTTTTTCTTTATGGCCCGATTGACGGTCACAGCGACAAAGAAGTTCTCTATAATAACGAAACTTGTGTAATTATTTGTCCAAGCTGAAAGGTCGGAGTACACGATGGGAAACGATTACAAGCACACAATGAACCTGCCGAAGACTGACTTCTCCATGAAGGCGAACTTGCCGGAGAACGAGCCGAAGCGCCTGAAGAAGTGGTCTGAACAGGACATTTACCATAAGGTCCTGGAGAAGAACAAGGACGGCGAGCCCTTCATCCTGCATGACGGCCCTCCGTACGCCAACGGCCCGATCCACATCGGCCACGCCTTCAACAAGATTCTGAAGGACTTCGTCGTGAAGTCCCATGCCCAGCGCGGCTATTTCACCCCGTACATCCCCGGTTGGGACTGCCACGGCCAGCCCATCGAGCATGAGGTGGAAAAGAAGCTCGGCACCGAGAAGATGAACCAGCTGCCTCAGGCCACCATCCGCCGCCTCTGCCACGAATGGGCCGAGAAGTTCGTCGACGTGCAGCGCGACGGCTTCATGCGCCTGGGTGTCAACGCCGACTGGTTCAATCCGTACCTCACCTTCATGCCCACTTTCGAGTCGGCCAACGTCGAGGTGTTCAAGAAGCTGTACCTGGACGGCGCCGTGTACCGCGGCCGCAAGCCCATCCACTGGTGCAGCCATTGCCATACCGCACTTGCCGAAGCCGAAATCGAATACGGCGACGAGGTAAGCCCCGCCATCTTCGTGACCTTCGAGCTCACCACCGTGCCTGAAGGCCTCGAAGGTTGGGAAGGCAAGGTGGACGTGGCCATCTGGACCACCACGCCTTGGACCCTGCCTGCCGACGACGCGGTCATCCTGCATCCCGATGCCGAGTATGTGGCCGTCGAGCGCAACGGCCGCGCGGTCATCTTCGCACGCGCCCTCGCCGAGAAGTGCTGCGCCAAGTTCGGCTGGGACTTCGTGCTGGTCAACGGCGACAACGGCGAGCTGTGGGCCCGCACCGGCACCCAGCTGGCCTATAACCGCTACAAGCAGCCCATCTTCGGCGACCAGGGCGAAGAGGGCCTGTTCATCTACGCCGACTACGTCACGCTGGACGACGGCACGGGCATCGTGCACTCCGCTCCCGGTCACGGCGTCGACGACTACAAGGCCGGCATGAAGTTCGACGTGCCCGTCATCATGCCCGTCGACGACAAC
This genomic window contains:
- the dut gene encoding dUTP diphosphatase, which translates into the protein MSQKLRVPIKKLAEDAVVPSYAYDGDAGVDLRATENLVLKPFERALVATSLAVAIPEGYAGLVMPRSGLAIKHGISVVNAPGLIDSHYRGELKVILINLDSKEDFEINVGDRIAQLVIAKVENVDWQPVDELDATDRGAGGFGSSGIE
- a CDS encoding DegV family protein, giving the protein MPYTIVTDSSCNLTEATIDECELEILPLIFFVDGEQYQSYLKGEKTDLKQFYTMMRDGKVVTTSLPILTESEKVFRGILDAGNDVLYLGFSSGLSGTYEATDLLLKELSKSYPDRTILSVDTLAASGGQGLLVWYAAQKKKEGATIEEVRDWVEVNKSKLAHWFTVDDLMFLFRGGRVSRSSAWAGTLLNIKPVLHVDDEGHLIPMEKVRGRKKSIQGLLNHMKQTADEPVSEQTVFITHGDCLEDAEYLADLIRKEFGTKDIRINYVDPVIGAHSGPGTLALFFLASSKN
- a CDS encoding IS110 family transposase; the encoded protein is MQYIGIDIAKHAHVAAARLEDGTPHGRAFGFANDEGGFESLLGRFRELGADQGNCLVVMESTGHYWMALWSFLDDRGFDVAVVNPVQTDAFRRADTVRKTKTDLVDAFLIAEYARFKRLGPSRVSPEAADGLKQLTRYRAHLVKERTALKNRSTAVADRIFPELERLFSDRHSATSRAILRDYGTPAKVAATDIRTLTKTVAKASRGRLGRAKAEEVKAAAKSSVGSAYAADALAFELSHALELVDHLDSEIARLDEKIGELLDAETGELLESIPGVGPVNSAVIAAEIGDPDRFDDPKKLVAYAGIDASKHQSGKFDGDGQHMSKRGSSYLRCALMTAADKARIHDPYFGDYYDSLRARGKHHYVAVSAVARKLCGVILAVLRERRPYEPRPSVQSQRERLGED
- a CDS encoding PaaI family thioesterase, coding for MRDVNPEYVERLMEFINASPFAMEHNFKVEEMRPGYARVVAEPDGRFLNPTGGLHGGYYSSLVDTATGYATFLLHTEDVGTITLDVNVTYAKPFKTGKIIAEGNVIKVGTKVDMSECVVRDEEGRLLASGSSNLMIIPGVQIMEDCVVESGRPPMPPKFLD
- a CDS encoding methionyl aminopeptidase, which gives rise to MYDGLPTPDRNDKCWCGSGKKYKKCHLNNDERLQRLYDEGFEVPSRDMLKTPEVIEGIKRSAEVNIGVLDYVAEHIRAGITTEEIDQWVYNYTVEHGAIPAPLNYEGYPKSVCTSVNEVVCHGIPSPDEVLKDGDIINVDCSTIKDGYFSDSSRMFMIGEVDPEVKRLVEVTKASVEAGIAAVKPWCQLGDVSAAVNKVATDAGFTVVREFGGHGIGLEFHEDPFVSFVEPANTGIILAPGMCFTIEPMVNLGAQPIDMSDPNGWTVRTKDGKPTAQWEVQLVVTETGCELLSW